In a genomic window of Bradyrhizobium ontarionense:
- a CDS encoding ABC transporter permease — MSDAGTRHDATSEPRFGFWRRTYAMLVKEFIQLRRDRVSFAMIVMIPVMQLMLFGYAINTTPHHLPAAVLLQEDSDLGRSILKAMENTAYFRFTREVRDVAEFDDLLLSGKVLFGVEIPRGFERAVRRGDRPALLVAADATDPVAASSALSSLGMIVQTALAHDLYTGDPVAPPFEIRAHARYNPAASSRLNIVPGLVGTILTMTMLIFTALSVTREIERGTMESLLSMPITPVEVMLGKIIPYVLVGFLQASIIIGIGVLLFGVPIFGSLLLLALLSTLFIATNLSIGYTFSTLAQNQLQAMQLSMMFFLPSILLSGFMFPFLGMPQWAQVLGECLPLTHYLRIVRAIMLKGSTLPNLQHDTIALFGLMLFAMTVAVMRFRRTLD, encoded by the coding sequence ATGAGCGACGCGGGCACCCGCCATGACGCGACGTCGGAGCCGCGGTTCGGCTTCTGGCGCCGCACCTATGCGATGCTGGTCAAGGAATTCATCCAGCTGCGCCGCGACCGGGTGTCGTTCGCGATGATCGTGATGATCCCGGTGATGCAACTGATGCTGTTCGGCTATGCCATCAACACGACGCCGCACCATCTGCCGGCGGCGGTGCTGCTGCAGGAGGACAGCGATCTCGGGCGCTCCATTCTGAAAGCGATGGAGAACACGGCCTATTTCCGATTCACCCGCGAGGTTCGCGACGTCGCCGAGTTCGACGACCTGCTGTTGTCCGGCAAGGTCCTGTTCGGCGTCGAGATCCCGCGCGGCTTCGAGCGTGCGGTCCGCCGCGGCGATCGTCCGGCGCTGCTCGTCGCTGCCGATGCGACCGACCCGGTCGCCGCGTCCTCGGCGCTGTCCTCGCTCGGCATGATCGTGCAAACCGCACTCGCGCATGATCTGTACACGGGAGACCCGGTTGCGCCGCCGTTCGAGATCCGGGCTCACGCGCGCTACAATCCGGCGGCCTCGTCGCGGCTCAACATCGTGCCGGGCCTCGTCGGCACCATCCTGACCATGACGATGCTGATCTTCACGGCGCTCTCGGTGACGCGGGAGATCGAGCGCGGCACGATGGAAAGTCTGCTGTCGATGCCGATCACGCCGGTCGAGGTCATGCTGGGCAAGATCATCCCTTACGTGCTGGTCGGCTTCCTTCAGGCTTCCATCATCATCGGCATCGGCGTGCTGCTGTTCGGCGTCCCGATTTTCGGCAGCCTGCTTCTGCTGGCGCTGCTCTCGACCCTGTTCATCGCCACCAATCTGTCGATCGGCTACACCTTCTCGACCCTGGCACAGAACCAGCTGCAGGCGATGCAGCTGTCGATGATGTTCTTCCTGCCGAGCATCCTGCTGTCCGGTTTCATGTTTCCGTTTCTCGGCATGCCGCAATGGGCGCAGGTTCTCGGCGAGTGCCTGCCGCTGACGCATTACCTGCGCATCGTGCGCGCGATCATGCTCAAGGGCTCGACCTTGCCGAACCTGCAGCACGACACCATCGCCCTGTTCGGCCTCATGCTGTTCGCGATGACGGTCGCCGTGATGCGCTTCCGCCGCACCCTCGATTGA
- a CDS encoding tannase/feruloyl esterase family alpha/beta hydrolase, with amino-acid sequence MIRTGASFVVGLGLVCAAAMGSAQAEETGCSKVTAEALNVSGLTLTGSKLQEAADGLPRHCILSGKVNERTGVDGHAYAIQFEIRLPETWNGRFLHQVNGGNDGVVVPALGDKADGLVSGGVTPLARGFAVLSSDSGHSGNDPANKQRGLAGGSAFGLDPQARRDYGYAADITLAPIAKAIISAHYGKKPDYSYIAGCSNGGRHTMVAAERMPEQYDGFLVGNPGFNLPRAAVQHAWDVQALTKADADIRKSITREDAKLISSKITEVCDGLDGAKDGLTANLKACQKAFNFDSLRCAAGATEACLPAAKVDALKTSFAGPHDSKGEPLYSDWPVDGGVGTGNWRAWKVESPVAPWNNLPIIATMGGASLNYIFSTPPVEIEGSPDKLVEKLQSYDFDKDAPKIYAKDGPFTESAMDFMAPPAVDNPTLPAFQGGARKMLIYHGQADPVFSINDTIRWYEKLDANVQGKADTFARLFALPGETHCGGGITLEKFDALGALVDWVEKGRAPEAITASVNTANKELPSTWSPQRTRPLCPWPKFAKYTSGDVEQASSFTCAAD; translated from the coding sequence ATGATCCGAACCGGGGCGTCGTTTGTGGTTGGACTGGGCCTCGTCTGCGCGGCCGCCATGGGCTCTGCGCAGGCCGAGGAGACCGGCTGCAGCAAGGTGACGGCCGAGGCACTTAATGTCTCCGGGCTGACCTTGACGGGATCGAAGCTGCAGGAAGCCGCCGACGGCCTGCCGCGGCATTGCATTCTCTCCGGCAAAGTCAACGAGCGCACCGGCGTTGACGGCCACGCCTATGCAATCCAGTTTGAAATACGCCTGCCGGAGACGTGGAACGGTCGCTTCCTGCACCAGGTCAATGGCGGCAATGACGGCGTCGTCGTGCCGGCGCTCGGCGACAAGGCCGATGGTCTGGTCAGCGGCGGCGTGACGCCGCTGGCGCGCGGCTTTGCCGTGTTATCGTCCGATAGCGGCCATTCCGGCAACGATCCCGCGAACAAGCAGCGCGGGCTGGCGGGGGGCTCGGCGTTCGGGCTCGATCCGCAGGCGCGGCGCGACTATGGCTATGCGGCCGATATCACGCTGGCGCCGATCGCGAAGGCGATCATCTCGGCGCATTACGGCAAGAAGCCCGATTACTCCTACATCGCCGGCTGCTCCAATGGCGGACGCCACACCATGGTCGCCGCCGAGCGGATGCCCGAGCAATATGACGGCTTCCTGGTCGGCAATCCCGGCTTCAACCTGCCGCGCGCGGCCGTGCAGCACGCCTGGGACGTGCAGGCGCTGACCAAGGCCGATGCCGACATCCGCAAGTCGATCACCCGTGAGGACGCCAAGCTGATCTCGTCGAAGATCACCGAGGTCTGCGACGGGCTCGACGGCGCCAAGGACGGGCTGACAGCGAACCTGAAGGCCTGCCAGAAGGCCTTCAATTTTGACAGCCTGCGCTGCGCAGCTGGAGCGACTGAGGCCTGCCTGCCGGCCGCCAAGGTGGATGCGCTGAAGACGAGCTTCGCCGGTCCGCACGACTCCAAGGGCGAGCCGCTCTACTCGGATTGGCCGGTCGATGGCGGTGTCGGCACCGGCAACTGGCGCGCCTGGAAGGTCGAGAGCCCGGTCGCGCCCTGGAACAATCTTCCGATCATCGCCACCATGGGCGGCGCCTCGCTGAACTACATCTTCTCGACGCCGCCGGTCGAGATCGAAGGTTCGCCCGACAAGCTGGTCGAGAAGCTGCAGTCCTACGACTTCGACAAGGATGCGCCGAAGATCTACGCCAAGGACGGCCCGTTCACGGAGTCCGCGATGGACTTCATGGCGCCGCCCGCGGTCGACAATCCGACCCTGCCGGCGTTCCAGGGCGGCGCCCGCAAGATGCTGATCTATCACGGCCAGGCGGATCCGGTGTTTTCGATCAACGACACCATCCGCTGGTACGAGAAGCTCGATGCCAATGTGCAGGGCAAGGCCGATACGTTCGCGCGTCTGTTCGCGCTGCCGGGTGAGACCCATTGCGGCGGCGGCATCACGCTCGAGAAGTTCGATGCGCTGGGCGCGCTGGTGGACTGGGTCGAGAAGGGCCGGGCGCCCGAGGCGATCACGGCCTCGGTCAATACGGCCAACAAGGAGCTGCCATCGACCTGGAGCCCGCAGCGGACGCGGCCGCTGTGCCCGTGGCCGAAATTCGCCAAATACACCAGCGGCGACGTCGAGCAGGCGTCGTCCTTCACCTGCGCCGCGGACTAG
- a CDS encoding ABC transporter ATP-binding protein produces MNGTAQADIAIDVKGLTKSFGGREVVHDLSMQVRRGSIYGFLGPNGSGKTTTIRMLCGLLTPDDGEGRCLGFDIRRDADKIKRRVGYMTQRFSLYQDLSVRENLEFVARLYGMADPRQAASDMVKRLGLSGREGQLAGELSGGWKQRLALGACTLPNPQLLLLDEPTAGVDPKARRDFWNEIHALAGEGLTVLVSTHYMDEAERCHEIAYIAYGHLLAHGTVSEVIAQSELTTYTVSGDDLRELAAGLAGKPGVDMVAPFGTSLHVSGRDRTALEGSIAPWRNKEGLRWQPAAPSLEDVFIDLMNRSRDNFQ; encoded by the coding sequence ATGAACGGGACAGCGCAAGCCGACATCGCGATCGACGTGAAGGGACTGACCAAGTCGTTCGGCGGCCGCGAGGTCGTGCATGATCTGTCGATGCAGGTGCGGCGCGGATCGATCTACGGCTTTCTCGGTCCGAACGGCTCCGGCAAGACGACCACGATCCGCATGCTGTGCGGTCTGCTGACGCCGGATGACGGCGAGGGCCGCTGCCTCGGCTTCGACATCCGCCGCGATGCCGACAAGATCAAGCGCCGCGTCGGCTACATGACGCAGCGCTTCAGCCTGTACCAGGATCTGTCGGTGCGCGAGAATCTCGAATTCGTGGCCCGGCTCTATGGCATGGCGGATCCGCGCCAGGCGGCCAGCGACATGGTGAAGAGGCTCGGGCTCTCCGGGCGCGAGGGGCAGCTTGCCGGTGAACTGTCGGGCGGCTGGAAGCAGCGGCTGGCGCTCGGCGCCTGCACCCTGCCGAATCCGCAACTGCTGCTGCTTGACGAGCCGACGGCCGGTGTCGATCCCAAGGCGCGCCGCGACTTCTGGAACGAGATCCATGCGCTCGCGGGCGAGGGCCTGACCGTGCTGGTCTCGACCCACTACATGGACGAGGCCGAGCGCTGTCACGAGATCGCTTACATCGCCTACGGTCATTTGCTGGCGCATGGCACGGTCTCCGAGGTGATCGCGCAGTCCGAGCTGACGACGTACACGGTCAGCGGCGATGATCTGCGCGAGCTTGCGGCCGGACTCGCGGGCAAGCCAGGCGTCGACATGGTGGCGCCGTTCGGGACCAGCCTCCACGTGTCGGGTCGCGACCGCACGGCTTTGGAGGGTTCGATCGCGCCATGGCGCAATAAGGAGGGGCTCCGCTGGCAGCCCGCCGCGCCGTCGCTCGAGGACGTCTTCATCGACCTGATGAATCGCTCCCGGGACAATTTCCAATGA
- a CDS encoding adenylate/guanylate cyclase domain-containing protein, with protein sequence MQISGAGKAGEDPAGASAEFNQALMRQTLNTELLRVKALIATAALFLLISGSTDIFAPEIVKWIWPSRIGVLAIYTILPSFIAFETLVLFRIKADIRHGRDVPVVWRYVSALVETSLPTLVLVLQIEGIGPEKALGFGTPLVYFIFIILSTLRLDFWLSSFTGLVAAAELLTVALVNRPTIDVSQNPEIYYHGERSFIILLCGILAGAVGVQLRRQFAASIEAASARDRVTDLFGQHVSPQVVERLMKEGTAEARDIRHVAVMFVDFRGFTAASRSKTPQEVVDRLDGAFAVLVEILERHGGIVNKFLGDGFLALFGAPFESQDAAAQAVEAAREMVAAMQRVNTASSWPLRIGIGIHLGEVVAGSIGSPRRKEYTVIGDTVNFASRLEALNKEFDSQLLISAEVRQAAGDGARDAVFHGEVAVRGYDRPFEVWQLQ encoded by the coding sequence ATGCAGATCTCGGGGGCAGGAAAAGCTGGCGAAGACCCGGCGGGGGCGTCGGCAGAGTTCAACCAGGCGCTCATGCGTCAGACGTTGAACACCGAGCTGCTGCGCGTGAAGGCACTGATCGCGACGGCAGCGCTCTTTCTGCTGATATCCGGATCGACCGACATCTTCGCACCCGAAATCGTGAAGTGGATCTGGCCAAGCAGGATAGGAGTCCTCGCGATCTACACGATCCTTCCTTCATTCATTGCTTTCGAGACCCTCGTTCTCTTCAGGATCAAGGCCGACATTCGTCATGGCCGGGATGTTCCGGTCGTCTGGCGCTATGTTAGTGCCCTGGTCGAGACCTCGCTGCCCACTCTCGTGCTGGTCCTGCAGATCGAGGGTATCGGGCCAGAGAAGGCGTTGGGCTTCGGTACGCCGCTGGTCTACTTCATCTTCATCATTCTCTCCACGCTTCGCCTCGATTTCTGGTTGTCGAGCTTCACCGGCCTGGTCGCCGCGGCGGAATTGCTAACCGTGGCGCTGGTGAACCGGCCGACCATCGATGTCAGCCAGAATCCCGAGATCTACTATCACGGTGAGCGGAGCTTCATCATTCTGTTGTGCGGCATTCTGGCGGGTGCTGTCGGCGTGCAGCTGCGACGCCAGTTCGCCGCGAGCATCGAGGCCGCGTCCGCGCGCGACCGCGTGACCGACTTGTTCGGTCAGCACGTCTCGCCCCAGGTCGTGGAAAGGCTGATGAAGGAAGGGACGGCGGAAGCGCGTGACATCCGGCATGTCGCGGTGATGTTTGTCGATTTCCGCGGCTTCACCGCGGCCTCCCGTTCGAAGACACCGCAGGAGGTCGTCGACCGTCTCGACGGCGCGTTTGCCGTCCTGGTCGAAATCCTCGAGCGCCACGGCGGCATCGTCAACAAATTCCTCGGCGATGGCTTTCTCGCGCTGTTCGGCGCGCCGTTCGAATCCCAGGATGCCGCGGCGCAGGCGGTCGAAGCCGCCCGCGAGATGGTGGCTGCAATGCAGCGCGTGAACACGGCATCGTCCTGGCCGTTGCGGATCGGTATCGGTATCCATCTCGGCGAGGTCGTGGCCGGCAGCATCGGCTCGCCGCGACGCAAGGAATACACGGTCATCGGCGATACCGTGAACTTCGCCTCGCGGCTGGAGGCGCTGAACAAGGAGTTCGATTCGCAGCTGCTGATCTCGGCCGAGGTGCGGCAAGCGGCTGGAGACGGGGCGCGCGATGCCGTCTTCCATGGCGAGGTTGCGGTGCGAGGCTATGACCGCCCGTTCGAGGTGTGGCAATTGCAATGA
- a CDS encoding DUF488 family protein: MAKTKTLFTIGYEQTPAKAVLDELQSAGVKLLVDVRAVAASRRPGFSKSQLAAGLDERGIGYVHLRGLGTPKEGREAARSGHYDTLHKIYNAHLRTPQAKEQMDELASLVKSAGPVCLLCYERDHAHCHRQWIAEIIEDRDQVKVKNLVAPQS, from the coding sequence ATGGCCAAGACGAAGACGCTGTTCACCATCGGCTACGAACAGACGCCGGCCAAGGCGGTGCTGGACGAACTGCAGTCCGCCGGCGTCAAGCTGCTGGTCGACGTGCGCGCCGTGGCGGCGTCACGGCGGCCAGGGTTTTCCAAGAGCCAGCTCGCGGCGGGGCTCGACGAGCGCGGCATCGGCTATGTCCATCTGCGCGGGCTCGGCACGCCGAAAGAGGGCCGCGAGGCCGCTCGCAGCGGCCATTACGACACGCTACACAAGATCTACAACGCGCACCTCAGGACGCCACAGGCGAAGGAGCAGATGGACGAGCTCGCTTCGCTGGTGAAGAGCGCCGGCCCCGTGTGCCTGCTGTGCTACGAGCGCGACCACGCCCATTGCCACCGGCAATGGATCGCCGAGATCATCGAGGATCGCGACCAGGTCAAGGTGAAGAACCTGGTCGCGCCTCAGTCCTAG
- a CDS encoding DUF72 domain-containing protein, with the protein MSKAPARASQSKNHIYIGIGGWTFAPWRGVFYPDKLPQSKELEYAASKLTSIEINGTYYGSQKPESFRKWAREVPDGFIFSLKGPRFATNRRVLAEAGDSVKRFYDTGVLELGDRLGPVLWQFAPTKKFDEADFGKFLELLPREIDGRKLRHVVEVRHDSFCVPGFVTLLREFATPVVYAEHGKYPAIADVAADFVYARLQKGNDELATCYPPKQLDAWAKRLQLWASGGEPDDLPRVDDKALKKTPRDVFAYVIHEGKVRAPAGAMELIERVS; encoded by the coding sequence GTGAGCAAAGCTCCTGCACGCGCTTCGCAATCCAAGAACCACATCTACATCGGCATCGGCGGCTGGACCTTCGCGCCCTGGCGCGGCGTGTTCTATCCGGACAAGCTGCCGCAATCGAAGGAGCTCGAATACGCCGCCTCCAAACTGACCTCGATCGAGATCAACGGCACCTATTACGGCTCGCAGAAGCCGGAAAGCTTCCGCAAATGGGCCCGCGAGGTGCCCGATGGTTTCATCTTTTCGCTGAAGGGACCGCGCTTCGCGACCAACCGCCGCGTGCTCGCCGAGGCCGGCGATTCCGTGAAGCGCTTCTACGACACCGGCGTGCTCGAGCTCGGCGACCGGCTTGGGCCGGTGCTGTGGCAGTTCGCGCCGACGAAGAAATTCGACGAGGCCGATTTCGGCAAGTTCCTCGAACTCCTGCCGCGCGAGATCGACGGCCGCAAGCTGCGCCACGTCGTCGAGGTCCGGCACGACAGCTTCTGCGTGCCCGGCTTCGTCACGTTGCTGCGCGAGTTCGCAACGCCGGTCGTGTACGCCGAGCACGGCAAGTATCCGGCGATTGCCGACGTCGCCGCCGACTTCGTCTATGCCCGGCTGCAGAAGGGCAATGACGAGCTTGCGACCTGCTATCCGCCGAAGCAGCTCGATGCCTGGGCAAAGCGGCTGCAGCTCTGGGCCAGCGGTGGCGAGCCGGACGATCTGCCAAGGGTCGACGACAAGGCGCTGAAGAAGACGCCGCGCGACGTGTTCGCCTATGTCATCCACGAGGGCAAGGTGCGCGCGCCGGCCGGCGCGATGGAACTGATCGAGCGGGTGAGCTGA